A genomic segment from Bombus affinis isolate iyBomAffi1 chromosome 13, iyBomAffi1.2, whole genome shotgun sequence encodes:
- the LOC126922922 gene encoding origin recognition complex subunit 4 — MNKKKNMAIDFQDNMILLTRKYLKRKIMCPETKFRHHVKERMHILELLKRTVDMGESNSALLIGPRGSGKTTLINSILKELSYVKSFKENALIVNLHGLVHTDDRLALKDATRQMQLENVVGDKVFGSFAENLTFLLDCLKSGDKKHSKPVVFILDEFDLFCQHHNQTLLYNLFDIAQSAQAPICVIGMTCRLDVIELLEKRVKSRFSHRQIFLFPGDISSSEQPTSAFDDRLKLFQHLLSLPDDENVNRIEYQYEDCTIDPQFGSVWNEYIKGLVSNTTMVNLLKRLYQIDVSERSFRNFLAIAVSTLSEKHQRLDVNDFVEASKMFSQDDKVLMLEGLSVLEMCLIISMKHETEIYDGEPFNFEAIYNRYIKFANQNSSIQTVQRPVIMKAFEHIKNLEFLLPVSGMNSKVEKEYQYYKFVLTSQQVVEAVKNYSGLPTEISQWAVTNM, encoded by the exons atgaataaaaaaaaaaatatggcaATTGATTTTCAAGACAATATGATATTGTTAACCAGGAAATATTTAAAACGTAAGATTATGTGTCCTGAAACAAAGTTCAGGCATCATGTTAAGGAAAGAATGCATATATTAGAACTGTTAAAAAGAACAGTGGATATGGGTGAAAGTAATTCTGCTTTGTTGATTGGACCTAGGGGTAGTGGAAAAACAACA TTGATAAACAGTATTTTAAAAGAATTGTCGTATGTAAAAAGTTTTAAAGAGAATGCATTGATAGTGAATCTTCATGGTCTTGTTCATACCGATGATCGGTTGGCTTTGAAAGATGCTACACGTCAAATGCAATTAGAAAATGTGGTTGGTGATAAAGTTTTTGGCTCATTTGCTGAAAATTTAACTTTTCTGCTTGATTGCTTAAAATCAGGTGATAAGAAACATTCTAAACCAGTCGTTTTCATACTAGATGAGTTTGACTTGTTTTGCCAACACCACAATCAAACTCTGTTGTATAACTTGTTTGATATTGCTCAATCTGCACAA GCACCCATATGTGTAATTGGAATGACTTGTAGATTAGATGTTATAGAACTCTTAGAAAAAAGAGTTAAATCAAGATTTTCTCATCGGCAAATATTTTTGTTCCCTGGAGACATATCATCTTCAGAACAACCAACATCTGCTTTTGATGATCGTTTAAAACTTTTTCAACATCTTTTAAGTCTTCCTGATGATGAGAATGTAAATAGGATAGAATATCAATATGAAGATTGTACAATAGATCCACAGTTTGGATCTGTGTGGAATGAATACATAAAAGGTTTAGTTAGTAATACTACTATGGTGAATCTGTTAAAAAGACTGTACCAAATTGATGTTAGTGAAAGAAGTTTTAGAAACTTTTTAGCAATAGCTGTTTCTACATTGTCTGAGAAGCATCAAAGACTAGATGTAAATGATTTTGTAGAAGCAAGTAAGATGTTTTCTCAAGATGACAAGGTGCTAATGCTTGAGGGGTTGTCTGTATTAGAAATGTGTTTA ATAATTTCAATGAAACATGAAACAGAAATTTATGATGGAGAGCCATTTAATTTTGAAGCAATTTATAATCGTTATATAAAATTTGCTAATCAAAATTCTTCTATACAAACTGTTCAAAGGCCTGTTATTATGAAAGCATTTGAACATATTAAG AATTTGGAGTTTTTATTGCCAGTGAGTGGTATGAATTCAAAAGTTGAGAAAGAGTATCAATATTATAAATTCGTACTCACCTCACAACAAGTTGTAGAAGCTGTAAAAAATTATTCTGGATTACCAACAGAGATATCTCAATGGGCAGTAACTAATATGTAA